A region of Salvia splendens isolate huo1 chromosome 17, SspV2, whole genome shotgun sequence DNA encodes the following proteins:
- the LOC121774962 gene encoding protein TRANSPORT INHIBITOR RESPONSE 1-like: MDPEPKKGDDSPSNSCNSHGPLHPQSPFPDEVLEKVLSFVDSHKDRSSISLVRKDWYNAERWTRSKLFIGNCYAVSPEIVARRFRRIKSVTLKGKPRFSDFNLVPLDWGANVYPWLVMFAKVYPFLEELRLKRMTITDEGLELLAKSFPRFKALSLSSCDGFTENGLKAIASHCRNLTEINIQDSITEDVGGGWLSCFPENFSSLEILNFSILNGDVNFNDLERLVSRCKLLRVLKVNESITLDELQRLLVHGPRLTELGTGSFPQELTPRQYEDIETAFCNCRNLQVLSCLWEATSVYLPLLYGACASLTFLNLSVAPLQSGEFAKFLAHCPNLRCLWVIDTVEDKGLEAVGLSCPLLEELRVYPADPDDRDHRDGVTELGFLAVSRGCPKLHYVLYFCRRMTNAAVVTIVQNCPNFTHFRLCIMTPRQPDYLTNEPMDEAFGAVVKTCTKIKRLSVSGLLTDQTFEYIGQYAKDLETLSVAFAGSSDWGMQCIMEGCPKLRKLEIRDCPFGDAALLSGREKYERIRSLWMSACRVTMKGCKLLARESPRLNVEVIREEGGNEDQALKVYLYRSVAGPRKDAPPFVLTL; encoded by the exons ATGGATCCAGAACCGAAGAAAGGGGATGATTCGCCTTCGAACTCTTGCAACTCTCATGGACCACTCCACCCTCAATCACCATTCCCGGATGAAGTGTTGGAGAAAGTCCTGTCGTTCGTAGATTCGCATAAAGACAGGAGCTCAATCTCGCTTGTGCGCAAAGATTGGTATAACGCTGAGAGATGGACAAGATCAAAGCTTTTTATTGGAAACTGCTATGCAGTGTCACCAGAAATAGTGGCTAGAAGGTTTCGAAGAATTAAGAGTGTTACACTTAAAGGGAAGCCAAGATTTTCGGATTTTAATTTGGTGCCACTGGATTGGGGTGCTAATGTGTACCCATGGTTGGTTATGTTTGCCAAAGTTTACCCTTTCTTGGAGGAGCTGAGGCTTAAGAGGATGACCATCACCGATGAGGGCCTGGAGCTCTTGGCGAAGTCATTCCCTCGCTTCAAGGCCTTATCTTTGTCAAGTTGTGATGGATTCACTGAAAATGGGCTCAAAGCAATTGCCAGTCATTGCAG GAACTTGACTGAGATCAACATACAGGACAGTATAACAGAGGATGTCGGTGGAGGTTGGTTGAGTTGCTTCCCAGAAAACTTTTCTTCGCTGGAAATACTTAACTTTTCTATTCTTAATGGTGATGTAAACTTTAATGACCTGGAGAGACTTGTTAGCCGATGCAAACTATTGAGAGTTCTGAAGGTCAACGAGAGCATTACCTTGGATGAATTGCAACGGCTGCTTGTGCACGGCCCTAGACTAACAGAGCTTGGCACTGGCTCCTTCCCGCAAGAACTCACACCTCGCCAATATGAAGACATTGAAACTGCGTTTTGTAATTGTAGAAATCTCCAGGTTCTTTCGTGTTTGTGGGAAGCAACTTCTGTATATCTCCCTCTTCTTTATGGAGCTTGTGCCAGCCTGACTTTCTTGAACTTGAGTGTTGCGCCCCTCCAAAGTGGTGAATTTGCAAAGTTTCTTGCTCACTGCCCCAATTTACGATGCCTTTGG GTCATTGATACAGTCGAAGACAAGGGGCTTGAGGCTGTTGGTTTGAGCTGTCCCTTACTTGAGGAGCTACGGGTCTACCCTGCTGATCCAGATGACCGGGATCATCGTGATGGGGTGACAGAATTGGGTTTCTTGGCAGTGTCTCGTGGATGCCCCAAACTCCACTATGTTCTCTACTTCTGTAGGAGAATGACTAATGCTGCTGTTGTGACCATAGTGCAGAACTGCCCCAATTTCACCCACTTCCGTCTATGCATTATGACCCCGCGCCAACCAGACTATCTCACAAATGAACCCATGGATGAGGCCTTTGGCGCTGTTGTCAAAACCTGCACGAAAATCAAGAGGCTTTCAGTTTCAGGCCTTCTAACTGACCAGACATTTGAGTACATTGGCCAGTACGCGAAAGATCTTGAGACACTGTCGGTGGCCTTTGCTGGAAGCAGTGATTGGGGAATGCAGTGTATCATGGAAGGCTGTCCTAAGCTGAGGAAGCTCGAGATCAGAGATTGCCCCTTTGGAGACGCTGCCCTGCTGTCTGGACGAGAGAAGTATGAGAGGATACGATCGTTGTGGATGTCTGCGTGCCGTGTGACAATGAAAGGCTGCAAACTGCTCGCGAGGGAGTCTCCAAGGCTCAACGTTGAGGTGATAAGAGAGGAAGGAGGCAACGAAGATCAAGCCCTCAAAGTCTACCTCTATCGCTCTGTAGCAGGGCCAAGGAAGGATGCCCCGCCATTCGTTCTCACACTTTGA